Proteins from a genomic interval of Poecile atricapillus isolate bPoeAtr1 chromosome 1, bPoeAtr1.hap1, whole genome shotgun sequence:
- the TMEM86A gene encoding lysoplasmalogenase-like protein TMEM86A: MVSPVTVVKSEGPKLVPFFKATCVYFVLWLPTSSPSWFSALIKCLPIFCLWVFLLAHGINFLVSHRSASRILAGLIFSAVGDAFLIWQEQGYFIHGLLMFAITHILYSSAFGMKPLDLKAGLLMGVVSSSCYAFLYSYLSGPFTYLVAVYIALIGFMGWRAVAGVQLCNDLWTWTKLSACVGAMLFMVSDLTIALNKFCFPVPYSRFIIMATYYAAQMLIALSAVETRDEEDFRKRS, encoded by the exons gtGAAGAGTGAAGGCCCCAAACTGGTCCCCTTCTTTAAAGCCACTTGTGTCTATTTTGTCCTCTGGCTGCCAACTTCTAGCCCCTCTTGGTTCAGTGCCCTCATTAAATGCCTGCCCATCTTCTGCCTGTGGGTTTTCCTTCTGGCTCATGGGATTAACTTCTTAGTGTCACACCGGAGTGCCAGCCGCATCCTAGCGGGACTCATATTCTCGGCTGTGGGAGATGCCTTTCTCatctggcaggagcagggctacTTCATTCATG GTCTGCTGATGTTTGCCATCACACACATCCTGTACTCCTCAGCCTTTGGCATGAAGCCTTTGGACCTCAAAGCTGGCTTGCTGATGGGCGTTGTTTCCAGTTCCTGCTATGCCTTCCTCTACTCCTACCTCTCGGGTCCGTTCACCTACCTGGTGGCCGTCTACATTGCCCTGATCGGCTTCATGGGCTGGCGGGCGGTGGCGGGCGTGCAGCTGTGCAATGACCTGTGGACATGGACCAAGCTGTCGGCCTGCGTGGGCGCCATGCTCTTCATGGTGTCGGACCTCACCATCGCGCTCAACAAGTTCTGCTTCCCCGTGCCCTACTCGCGCTTCATCATCATGGCCACCTACTATGCAGCCCAAATGCTGATTGCGCTGTCGGCCGTAGAGACCAGAGATGAAGAGGACTTCAGGAAGAGGAGCTAG